The following is a genomic window from Candidatus Zixiibacteriota bacterium.
ACCGCATGTTAAAGTCATCCTGAGAAGGAATCATGCTCTGGTGTGCTGACGAAGTGAATATCTCTCGCTTCGTTATGGCAGGTCTTGAGTTCTCGTCTTTTGTCGGGAGCTAGTATCCTGCCATGGAAGAATCCGATGATTGAGATTTCTCCACTCGTCATTACGCAAGCGCAATTTTTCGGTCGAGATGACAACTGCGCAGTTTCCATTGTTATTACAGACCTGTAGGTCAAGTCTCACTATTGTGATTTGACAATTCTGACTGTCAGGTGACGCTCCGGGCATTAAATCTAAACCAGGTCTGAATCAACTCCTGAGAAAGCATTGTCGCATGAACCGTTAAAGATCTTTTTTGCGCCCGTAGAATAAGTCATCGCCATAGACCGCGACCCGGCGAGCAAACGCTGAACGCTTGATCGCTTTTTTGACCAGGTTATGAAGTGGTGTCGGGGGATGGCTGAAAGGGCAGACTTTCATGCACAAACCGCAGTCAGTCCCGGCCAGACGCCAGTACCAGAGGCATTTTTCCATATCCAGGAGCCACTTTTCCACCCCGCGGACTTCGCATTTGTCACCATCCGGAATCGCCCTGGAGGGGCAGTTGGTTGCGCACTTTTTGCAAACCTGGCAGAAATCCTGCACCCCGAAAGTGATCGGCTTATCTGCCAGAAGCGGTAGATCGGTGGTGACCGCTCCCAGGCGGATGCGTGATCCCAGGGTAGGTGAAATCAGGTAACCATGACGACCCAGCTCACCCAGGCCGGCATCGTAGGCCACAGGTGGCAACATGATCTGGTAGTTCGATCCGGCGATATGAGCCCGTGCGGGATACCCGAGTTTACGGATATAGTCGGCCAGACCGATCGATATTCTGGCTCCCTCGAAATACTTGGCGGCGGTCTCGGCGGTGATTGGAAGATCGGGGGCGCTTTCAACATGGAAGTAGTTCATCTCGAGCGTGAACATGATCGCGTAGCTGTGCCTGTTGACAATCGGCTGACCCCATGGTTCCGGGCCACGGCCGACATGGGAGTAAACATACATCGGATTCAATTCACAGATCCCGACATCGTCGGCACCATTTTCAAGCACATATTTTTTAACTATGCGAGTGGCTTCTTCGGAGTTGTACTCGGCCCGAATATCGGCCACAGGACCATCGACATAGGTCAAGGCTGTCTCGATCTTTTCGAAAATAGCTTCGATCTGTTGCGACCTGACCGGATCATAGTGGCGCCCGCCCGGTTTAAACATGACAGGCAGTTTGCGAATGCGGTCATCGATTTGCTTGTGTTCAGGACGCATCTCGTAGTATTTCGCGTACTTCTCCGAGCCGGGGAGGTATTCCTCGCGGGCGAACATGATATCGCGTTCATCGACCTTGCCGTTCACATCTTCAATCCTAATCGAACTCATACCACCCGCCGGCAGAAAGAACAAGGCTGTAAAGACAGCTACAACAGCGACCGGCAATATTAAAATCATGCTGTCCTGCCAGAAAGCCAGAAATACCAGCGACCAGATGATACCGAACAGACCGAAAAACAGGATGCTGACGATTGCGGCACGCAGTTTTTTCTCGACCAGCGAGGTAACGTAGAAAGTGGCGAAAAAGGCCATGACAGCCAGCCCGACAGTTATAAAGATGTAGTTTACAAGATTCATCTAGGCCTCATTGTATTCGACGGGTGCAATGTAGGGGTTATTTGAGCAATCGGCAAGCCTGTTTATTCTCTTGAGTTCAACGTTAACTGCTATGTCAGCACTGCAAATATTGCAGACGTCAGGTGTGAATCGAAACTTCGAGTTGAGCGATTTTGATTGAGTAATCGTCATTTGATCAATATAATATCGAATTGAATGAAACTGGACGATATTATGATTTATGACACATCTATCCAGTGCCGGTTCGCGAGAATGCTGGTGGCTGTATCATTGGCGGTAAGCGCAGTTTTATCGATTCTCTTATTGTTCTCGGATCTTGTCTGGTTATGGTTTCTATTTGCCCTGGCCTTTTTGACCGCATACTGTTTGCTCGCGATAAAAAAGCAAATCGGAGGCAAATTAATCTGTCGCCTGATGCTGGTTACTGCGGTTGTTGTTTTTATATTTGTCATCCCAGAGCTAATCCTCAGGCTGGTCGATTTCAGCTACCAGGGAAGCCTGCACTACCAGGGCGGAGAAAAATTCGCCACGCTCAGGCCTGAAACCCGCTCGTTGTTTGTCCCCGATGATCGGCTCTACTGGAAGCTCCCCTCCAGTCAACCCAATGTTAACTCCTACGGATTCCCCGATCACGAGGTCGCGGTTCCCAAACCGCCCGGTACATACCGTATAATCTATCTCGGGGATTCAGTCACGCAACTCGGGTATCCGCGTTTCGTTGTACAGTTGCTGAACAGGCTTCTCGGTCGGGATGATATTAAAATCGAGTCGGTGATAATGGCGGTGGCTGGTTACAGTTCCTACCAGGGCAGGGTTATGGCGGATATGTACGCCGAAAAGTTCGAACCCGACCTGGCGGTGGTGCTGTTTGGCTGGAATGATCACTGGCTGGCCTGTAACGCGATCGACTCCGAGGCGGGAGGGGGTCGATTCAGCTGGTTGATCCGCAAAGTATATCTGCATTCACGACTGATACAACTGGCCGGCAGGCTGGCTGAACCATTGATGTCCGATCGAAAGAGCAGACTTATTGACCAAACCCGGGTCCCGCTCGACGAGTACGCTGCAAATTTAAACGCGATTGCCATGCGCTGTGAGAAATCTGCTGTGCCCGTACTGCTCGTGACTTCGCCTACCTCGCATTACAAGCTGACGGTTCCTGACTATCTGGTGCGGGACCGTTACGCTTACAGCAGGGATTCGGTGATCATGTTACATAAGCGGTACAATAAAAGCGTGCGTGAAGTCGCCGAAAACAGAGACTTGTATTTACTTGACCTGGAGAGGATAATCGATACCCGAAAGGACATCGGAGAGCTGTTCAGCGCGGATGGTATCCATCCAAAT
Proteins encoded in this region:
- a CDS encoding reductive dehalogenase: MNLVNYIFITVGLAVMAFFATFYVTSLVEKKLRAAIVSILFFGLFGIIWSLVFLAFWQDSMILILPVAVVAVFTALFFLPAGGMSSIRIEDVNGKVDERDIMFAREEYLPGSEKYAKYYEMRPEHKQIDDRIRKLPVMFKPGGRHYDPVRSQQIEAIFEKIETALTYVDGPVADIRAEYNSEEATRIVKKYVLENGADDVGICELNPMYVYSHVGRGPEPWGQPIVNRHSYAIMFTLEMNYFHVESAPDLPITAETAAKYFEGARISIGLADYIRKLGYPARAHIAGSNYQIMLPPVAYDAGLGELGRHGYLISPTLGSRIRLGAVTTDLPLLADKPITFGVQDFCQVCKKCATNCPSRAIPDGDKCEVRGVEKWLLDMEKCLWYWRLAGTDCGLCMKVCPFSHPPTPLHNLVKKAIKRSAFARRVAVYGDDLFYGRKKDL